From a single Agrobacterium tumefaciens genomic region:
- the chvG gene encoding two-component system sensor histidine kinase ChvG: MLKKTPETVSDSDDAEERGSERRHRIHPLTIIRRIFGNAVFSSLTRRILFFNVAATVVLVGGILYLNQFREGLIDARVESLLTQGEIIAGAISASASVDTNSITINPEKLLELQAGQSITPAPNDEDLSFPINPERVAPVLRRLISPTRTRARLFDADANLLLDSRHLYSRGQVLRFDLPPVTPETQTWGDWFTSMFNRMLQPSSLPQYKEAPGGDGSIYPEVMNALTGVRGAVVRVTEKGELIVSVAVPVQRFRAVLGVLLLSTQAGDIDKIVHAERLAIMRVFGIATLVNIVLSLLLSSTIATPLRRLSAAAIRVRRGARTREEIPDFSARQDEIGNLSIALREMTTALYDRIDAIESFAADVSHELKNPLTSLRSAVETLPRAKTEESKQRLTEIIFHDVRRLDRLISDISDASRLDAELARADASPLDLDVLMKGLVDISRQISTKKKSVAIDYVADRKAGSKTSFVVNGHDLRLSQIVTNLIENARSFVSEESGRITVRLSRHKDRCLVQVEDNGPGIQAEDIDRIFERFYTDRPASEGFGQNSGLGLSISRQIAEAHGGSLRAENVVDKYGVISGARFTLSLPAAETHER, translated from the coding sequence GTGCTGAAGAAAACGCCGGAAACCGTCTCGGATAGTGACGATGCCGAAGAACGCGGCAGCGAACGCCGCCATCGTATCCATCCGCTGACGATCATCCGGCGCATTTTCGGCAATGCGGTGTTTTCCAGCCTCACGCGCCGCATTCTTTTCTTCAATGTCGCGGCGACGGTCGTTCTGGTCGGCGGTATTCTCTATCTCAACCAGTTCCGTGAGGGGCTGATCGACGCGCGGGTCGAAAGCCTTCTGACGCAGGGCGAAATCATCGCCGGCGCGATTTCGGCTTCCGCTTCGGTCGATACGAATTCGATCACCATCAATCCCGAAAAGCTTCTCGAATTGCAGGCGGGGCAGAGCATCACCCCCGCTCCCAATGACGAGGATTTGAGCTTCCCGATCAATCCGGAACGGGTGGCGCCAGTGCTGCGGCGGCTGATTTCACCGACGCGCACCCGCGCACGGCTCTTCGATGCCGATGCCAATCTGCTGCTCGATTCGCGCCATCTTTATTCACGCGGACAGGTTCTGCGCTTCGATCTGCCGCCGGTAACACCGGAAACCCAGACCTGGGGCGACTGGTTCACCAGCATGTTCAACCGCATGCTGCAGCCGAGCAGCCTTCCGCAATATAAGGAGGCGCCTGGCGGCGACGGTTCGATCTATCCGGAAGTCATGAATGCGCTGACCGGTGTGCGCGGCGCGGTCGTGCGCGTCACCGAAAAGGGCGAGCTGATCGTTTCAGTCGCCGTGCCGGTGCAACGCTTCCGGGCCGTGCTCGGCGTCTTGCTGCTCTCCACGCAGGCGGGCGATATCGACAAGATCGTGCATGCGGAGCGCCTGGCCATCATGCGTGTTTTCGGCATCGCCACGCTGGTCAATATCGTTCTGTCGCTGCTTCTGTCATCGACCATCGCCACACCGCTGCGGCGGCTTTCGGCCGCCGCGATCCGTGTACGCCGCGGGGCGCGAACGCGTGAAGAGATACCGGATTTTTCGGCACGTCAGGATGAAATCGGCAACCTGTCGATTGCCCTGCGTGAAATGACGACGGCGCTTTACGACCGGATCGATGCAATCGAAAGCTTCGCCGCCGACGTCAGTCATGAACTCAAGAACCCGCTGACCTCGCTGCGCAGCGCCGTGGAAACCCTGCCGCGCGCGAAAACCGAAGAATCGAAGCAACGGCTGACCGAGATCATCTTCCATGATGTACGCCGCCTCGACCGCTTGATCAGCGACATTTCGGATGCGTCGCGGCTCGATGCCGAGCTGGCGCGCGCCGATGCCTCGCCGCTCGACCTCGATGTGCTGATGAAGGGGCTGGTGGACATATCCCGCCAGATCAGCACCAAGAAGAAAAGCGTGGCAATCGACTATGTGGCCGACCGGAAGGCCGGAAGCAAAACCTCTTTCGTGGTGAATGGCCACGACCTTCGCCTCAGCCAGATCGTCACCAATCTGATCGAGAATGCCCGTTCTTTCGTGTCAGAAGAAAGTGGCCGCATCACCGTGCGTCTTTCCCGCCACAAGGATCGCTGCCTCGTGCAGGTGGAAGACAATGGACCCGGCATTCAGGCCGAAGATATCGACCGGATTTTCGAACGGTTTTACACCGACCGACCGGCGAGCGAAGGCTTCGGCCAGAATTCCGGCCTTGGCCTTTCCATCAGCCGCCAGATCGCCGAAGCCCATGGCGGCAGCCTCAGGGCGGAAAATGTCGTCGACAAATACGGCGTGATTTCCGGCGCGCGCTTCACCCTGTCGCTGCCGGCGGCCGAAACCCATGAACGCTGA
- the chvI gene encoding two-component system response regulator ChvI: MQTIALVDDDRNILTSVSIALEAEGYRVETYTDGASALDGLIARPPQLAIFDIKMPRMDGMELLRRLRQKSDLPVIFLTSKDEEIDELFGLKMGADDFITKPFSQRLLVERVKAILRRASSRDAAPATGGALKPTADQQARTLERGQLAMDQERHTCTWKGEPVTLTVTEFLILHSLAQRPGVVKSRDALMDAAYDEQVYVDDRTIDSHIKRLRKKFKLVDGDFDMIETLYGVGYRFREAA; this comes from the coding sequence ATGCAGACGATCGCGCTTGTCGACGATGACCGGAATATTCTGACTTCGGTATCGATCGCGCTCGAAGCCGAAGGCTACCGGGTCGAAACGTATACGGACGGCGCCTCCGCGCTTGACGGGTTGATCGCCCGTCCGCCGCAGCTCGCCATTTTCGATATTAAAATGCCCCGCATGGACGGCATGGAGCTTTTGCGGCGCCTGCGTCAGAAATCGGATCTGCCGGTGATCTTCCTCACCTCGAAGGATGAAGAGATCGATGAATTGTTCGGCCTGAAGATGGGCGCGGATGACTTCATCACCAAACCCTTCTCGCAGCGCCTTCTGGTGGAACGCGTCAAGGCGATCCTGCGCCGCGCCAGCAGCCGCGATGCCGCGCCAGCAACTGGCGGCGCACTAAAGCCGACGGCGGACCAGCAAGCCCGCACGCTGGAGCGCGGGCAGCTCGCCATGGACCAGGAACGCCACACCTGCACCTGGAAGGGCGAACCGGTAACACTCACCGTCACCGAATTCCTCATCCTGCACTCGCTGGCGCAGCGGCCGGGCGTGGTGAAAAGCCGCGACGCGCTGATGGACGCCGCTTATGATGAGCAGGTTTATGTGGATGACCGCACCATCGACAGCCACATCAAGCGCCTTCGCAAGAAGTTCAAACTGGTCGATGGCGACTTCGATATGATTGAAACGCTTTATGGCGTAGGATATCGCTTCCGCGAAGCGGCCTGA
- a CDS encoding phosphoenolpyruvate carboxykinase, whose protein sequence is MNELGVHNPANGVAELGLGEASRVFYNLNESELYEEAIRNGEAELTIDGALRAVTGQHTGRSPKDKFVVRDASTENTIWWDNNKPLSPENFELLRQDMLAHAAGRTLYVQDLIGGADEENALPTRVVTELAWHSLFIRNLLIRPKQEKLAGFKQKLTIINLPSFKADPARHGVRSETVIACDLTNGLVLIGGTSYAGENKKSVFTVLNYLLPAKGVMPMHCSANVGPEGDSAVFFGLSGTGKTTLSADPSRTLIGDDEHGWGEHGIFNFEGGCYAKAIKLSAEAEPEIYAATRRFGTVLENVVLDENRVPDFNDNSLTENTRSAYPLHFIPNASETGIAGHPKTIIMLTADAFGVLPPIARLTPEQAMYHFLSGYTAKVAGTEKGVTEPEATFSTCFGAPFMPRHPAEYGNLLRELIGKHGVDCWLVNTGWTGGAYGIGKRMPIKATRALLTAALTGELKDAEFRTDANFGFAVPLSLDGVDSAILDPRSTWADGAAYDAQAKKLVSMFVTNFTKFEDHVDSKVRDAAPGLLLAAE, encoded by the coding sequence ATGAACGAGCTTGGGGTTCATAATCCTGCCAATGGAGTTGCGGAACTCGGACTGGGCGAGGCCTCCCGCGTCTTTTATAACCTCAATGAGAGCGAATTATACGAAGAGGCGATCCGCAACGGCGAGGCCGAACTGACCATTGATGGCGCACTGCGCGCCGTCACCGGCCAGCACACGGGCCGTTCGCCGAAGGACAAATTCGTCGTTCGCGACGCTTCCACCGAGAACACCATCTGGTGGGACAACAACAAGCCGCTGTCGCCGGAAAACTTCGAGCTGTTGCGTCAGGACATGTTGGCCCATGCCGCCGGCAGGACCCTCTATGTTCAGGACCTGATCGGCGGTGCCGATGAGGAAAATGCGCTGCCGACACGCGTCGTCACCGAGCTTGCCTGGCATTCGCTGTTCATCCGCAATCTGCTGATCCGTCCAAAGCAGGAAAAACTGGCGGGCTTCAAGCAGAAACTCACCATCATCAACCTGCCAAGCTTCAAGGCCGATCCGGCCCGTCACGGCGTCCGTTCGGAAACCGTCATCGCCTGCGATCTGACCAATGGCCTCGTCCTCATCGGCGGCACGTCCTATGCCGGTGAAAACAAGAAGTCGGTCTTTACGGTACTGAACTACCTTCTGCCGGCCAAGGGTGTGATGCCGATGCATTGCTCGGCCAATGTCGGTCCTGAGGGTGATTCCGCCGTCTTCTTCGGTTTGTCCGGCACCGGCAAAACCACGCTTTCGGCTGACCCTTCGCGCACGCTTATCGGCGATGATGAACATGGCTGGGGCGAGCACGGCATCTTCAATTTCGAAGGTGGCTGCTATGCCAAGGCGATCAAGCTTTCGGCCGAAGCCGAGCCGGAAATCTATGCCGCGACCCGTCGTTTCGGCACGGTTCTTGAAAACGTCGTGCTCGACGAAAACCGCGTTCCTGATTTCAATGACAATTCGCTGACGGAAAACACCCGCAGCGCCTACCCGCTGCATTTCATTCCGAATGCATCGGAAACGGGCATTGCCGGTCATCCGAAGACGATCATCATGCTGACGGCCGATGCCTTCGGCGTGCTGCCGCCGATTGCCCGGCTGACGCCGGAACAGGCCATGTACCACTTCCTCTCCGGCTACACCGCAAAGGTTGCCGGCACGGAAAAGGGCGTAACGGAACCGGAAGCGACCTTCTCCACCTGCTTCGGCGCCCCCTTCATGCCGCGCCATCCGGCGGAATACGGCAACCTGCTGCGTGAGCTGATCGGCAAGCACGGCGTCGATTGCTGGCTGGTCAACACCGGCTGGACCGGCGGCGCTTATGGCATCGGCAAGCGCATGCCGATCAAAGCGACCCGCGCGCTTCTGACGGCGGCACTCACCGGCGAGCTGAAGGATGCCGAATTCCGCACCGATGCGAATTTCGGTTTCGCCGTACCCCTGTCGCTTGATGGCGTTGACAGCGCAATCCTCGATCCGCGTTCGACCTGGGCCGATGGCGCAGCCTATGACGCGCAGGCGAAGAAGCTGGTGTCGATGTTCGTCACGAACTTCACCAAGTTCGAAGACCACGTCGACAGCAAGGTTCGCGACGCAGCGCCAGGCCTTCTGCTCGCGGCTGAATGA
- the arfB gene encoding alternative ribosome rescue aminoacyl-tRNA hydrolase ArfB — MASDPLYISNRITIAGWELTEQFVLAGGPGGQNVNKVSTAVQLFFDIANSPSLSERVKANALRLGGRRVSKDGVLMIEASRFRSQERNREDARERLKELILEAAAPPPPVRKATKPTKGSVERRLKAKSGRSDIKKMRGKPSGD, encoded by the coding sequence ATGGCCAGCGACCCGCTTTACATCAGCAACCGTATCACCATTGCCGGCTGGGAGCTGACGGAGCAATTCGTGCTGGCCGGTGGGCCGGGCGGCCAGAACGTCAACAAGGTCTCGACGGCGGTCCAGCTGTTTTTCGACATCGCCAATTCGCCCTCCCTGTCGGAACGGGTGAAGGCGAATGCCCTGCGTCTGGGTGGCAGACGTGTGTCGAAAGACGGCGTGCTGATGATCGAGGCGAGCCGGTTTCGCAGCCAGGAGCGCAATCGCGAAGATGCGCGCGAACGACTGAAAGAGCTGATCCTCGAAGCCGCCGCCCCGCCGCCGCCGGTGCGCAAGGCCACCAAGCCCACCAAGGGTTCTGTGGAGCGTCGTCTCAAGGCGAAGTCCGGTCGCTCCGATATCAAGAAAATGCGCGGCAAACCCTCGGGCGACTAG